Proteins co-encoded in one Sphingopyxis sp. BE259 genomic window:
- a CDS encoding OmpA family protein has protein sequence MNIKTIKLAAMATISAVALTGCVTDPVTGERKISKAAIGGVGGALGGYLLGDLIGGKNSRTEEIVGAGIGAVAGAGVGYYMDEQEKKLRQRTAGTGIDVERQGDQLVLNMPGDVTFDYNSALVKSQFRTALDNVASTLAEYPSTYIDVYGHTDSTGSDSYNQGLSERRASSVADYLGGRGIQRARMATMGYGESQLKCSPERGEADYQCNRRVEIRIAPVTQADVNAAG, from the coding sequence ATGAATATCAAGACCATCAAACTCGCCGCAATGGCAACCATCAGCGCCGTGGCGCTGACCGGCTGCGTCACCGATCCGGTGACCGGCGAGCGCAAGATTTCCAAAGCCGCGATCGGCGGCGTCGGCGGCGCGCTCGGCGGCTATCTGCTCGGCGATCTGATCGGCGGCAAGAACAGCCGGACCGAGGAAATCGTCGGCGCGGGCATCGGCGCGGTCGCCGGCGCCGGGGTCGGCTATTATATGGACGAGCAGGAAAAGAAGCTGCGCCAGCGCACCGCAGGCACCGGCATCGACGTCGAACGGCAGGGCGACCAGCTGGTGCTCAACATGCCCGGCGATGTCACCTTCGACTATAACAGCGCGCTGGTGAAATCGCAGTTCCGCACCGCGCTTGACAACGTCGCCTCGACGCTGGCCGAATATCCCAGCACCTATATCGACGTCTATGGCCACACCGATTCGACCGGCAGCGACAGCTATAACCAGGGTCTGTCCGAACGCCGCGCCTCGTCGGTCGCCGACTATCTCGGCGGCCGCGGCATCCAGCGGGCGCGTATGGCGACGATGGGTTATGGCGAATCGCAGCTGAAATGTTCGCCCGAACGCGGCGAGGCCGATTATCAGTGCAACCGCCGCGTCGAAATCCGCATCGCGCCGGTCACTCAGGCCGACGTCAACGCCGCCGGCTGA
- a CDS encoding biopolymer transporter ExbD, translated as MSMAVGDRDENEPMMDMNTTPLIDVMLVLLIMFIITIPVQTHAVKIDLPVPTDAASNVDPEKNKVMIDPAGTITWNGTPVDLAQLAQYLEQTKALPVEPELQVQPDPFSRYIVVDNVMAVIKRSGVGKLGFVGNEQYARVF; from the coding sequence ATGTCCATGGCAGTTGGAGATCGGGACGAAAACGAACCGATGATGGACATGAACACGACGCCGTTGATCGACGTCATGCTCGTGCTCCTCATCATGTTCATCATCACCATCCCGGTCCAGACCCACGCGGTGAAGATCGATCTGCCGGTGCCGACCGATGCGGCCAGCAATGTCGACCCCGAAAAGAACAAGGTGATGATCGACCCCGCCGGGACGATCACCTGGAACGGGACGCCGGTCGATCTGGCGCAGCTGGCGCAGTATCTGGAACAGACCAAGGCTTTGCCGGTCGAGCCCGAACTGCAGGTCCAGCCCGATCCCTTCTCGCGCTATATCGTCGTCGACAATGTGATGGCGGTGATCAAGCGCAGCGGCGTCGGCAAGCTCGGTTTCGTCGGCAACGAACAATATGCCCGCGTCTTCTGA
- a CDS encoding biopolymer transporter ExbD — protein MSMSVGDKGGEEAPMSEINTTPLVDIMLVLLIIFLITVPVVLETVNLKLPSVAFEVTTTKPENVLLSIRSADTDGDGEPNAESTACEVYWGQTPVDSKQLLERGQAKLEQLLEDIGGPQNITEENFPEVHIRGDVNTPYQCIGGVIYTMQYAGFQKIGFISEPAPGSGTVGRL, from the coding sequence ATGTCGATGAGTGTAGGCGACAAGGGGGGCGAAGAGGCCCCAATGTCCGAGATCAACACGACTCCGCTCGTGGATATCATGCTTGTGTTGCTCATCATCTTCCTCATCACGGTTCCCGTGGTGCTGGAGACGGTGAACCTCAAGCTGCCGAGCGTGGCGTTCGAGGTGACGACGACCAAGCCTGAAAATGTGCTGCTGTCGATCCGCTCGGCCGATACCGATGGCGATGGCGAACCCAATGCCGAAAGCACCGCGTGTGAAGTCTATTGGGGCCAAACGCCGGTCGATTCCAAGCAATTGCTGGAACGTGGCCAGGCGAAACTCGAGCAGCTGCTTGAAGATATCGGCGGTCCGCAGAATATCACCGAGGAAAATTTCCCCGAAGTGCATATCCGCGGCGACGTCAACACGCCGTATCAGTGCATCGGCGGGGTGATCTATACGATGCAATATGCCGGCTTCCAGAAGATCGGGTTCATTTCGGAACCGGCTCCTGGCTCGGGCACGGTCGGCCGCCTGTAA
- a CDS encoding MotA/TolQ/ExbB proton channel family protein, translating into MFNLIANAAAAAPAHEAGLSLMPAAMCVKEEGASPYGMIPALCEGGIVSQVTFLVLLIMFIGTLYILFTKLFEQNKVMSQGKAVDANFWRAPTLADGAAKLEKNSAYRQVVEDGLRANEEHNKLTDPVEAHDWMHGTLERSQNHINSKLNGGLAFLATVGSTAPFVGLFGTVIGILRALVKIGASGQASIDTVAGPVGEALIMTAIGLIVAVPAVLAFNWLQSRNKAIARRLSTFSNDVLGSIMSNGQVKPAAQAPKAAAPVAAPKKA; encoded by the coding sequence ATGTTTAATCTGATCGCAAATGCCGCTGCTGCGGCACCGGCACACGAAGCGGGGCTGAGCCTCATGCCCGCCGCGATGTGCGTCAAAGAAGAGGGCGCGAGCCCGTACGGCATGATCCCCGCGCTGTGCGAAGGCGGTATCGTGTCGCAGGTCACCTTCCTGGTGCTGCTGATCATGTTCATCGGCACGCTCTACATCCTGTTCACCAAGCTGTTCGAACAGAATAAGGTGATGAGCCAGGGCAAGGCGGTCGATGCCAATTTCTGGCGCGCCCCGACGCTCGCCGACGGCGCCGCCAAGCTGGAAAAGAACAGCGCCTATCGCCAGGTCGTCGAAGACGGTCTGCGCGCCAACGAAGAGCATAACAAGCTGACCGACCCCGTCGAAGCGCATGACTGGATGCACGGCACGCTGGAACGTTCGCAGAACCACATCAACTCGAAGCTCAACGGCGGCCTCGCGTTCCTCGCGACCGTGGGTTCGACCGCACCGTTCGTCGGGCTGTTCGGTACCGTTATCGGTATTCTTCGCGCTCTCGTGAAAATCGGTGCGTCGGGTCAGGCGTCGATCGACACCGTTGCCGGTCCGGTCGGTGAAGCATTGATCATGACCGCCATCGGCCTGATCGTGGCGGTTCCCGCGGTGCTTGCCTTTAACTGGCTGCAGAGCCGCAACAAGGCGATCGCCCGCCGTCTGTCGACCTTCTCGAACGACGTGCTTGGTTCGATCATGTCGAACGGCCAGGTGAAGCCGGCGGCGCAGGCGCCCAAGGCTGCTGCCCCCGTCGCGGCACCGAAAAAGGCCTGA
- a CDS encoding energy transducer TonB: MAYGDNVDPKNRVVAIVLVGLLTAVLGYGLVNGLNISIVKKIAEKLDVVDIEEPPPPEEPPPPPPPDNQLPPPPPVVTPPSPIPPPVTTNTVQSVPVAPPRPPAPVYVPPAPPAPPPSPDLSAAGTPRGNPGRWATNDDYPARAMREEREGTTGFRVTYGADGRITSCDVTSSSGHADLDAETCKLIQRRGRFNPGKDRAGNPTGGSYSNRIRWQIPR, translated from the coding sequence ATGGCTTATGGTGATAATGTCGACCCTAAAAACAGGGTAGTGGCGATTGTCTTGGTTGGTTTGCTTACAGCGGTTCTGGGCTACGGCCTGGTCAACGGCCTGAATATCAGCATCGTCAAGAAAATCGCCGAAAAATTGGACGTGGTGGACATCGAAGAGCCGCCGCCACCGGAAGAACCGCCGCCGCCGCCGCCGCCGGATAACCAGCTGCCGCCGCCGCCGCCGGTGGTGACGCCGCCGTCGCCGATTCCGCCGCCGGTCACGACCAACACGGTCCAGTCGGTGCCGGTCGCGCCGCCGCGTCCGCCTGCGCCCGTTTATGTGCCGCCGGCTCCGCCCGCACCACCGCCGTCGCCTGACCTCAGTGCCGCCGGTACACCGCGCGGCAATCCGGGTCGCTGGGCGACGAACGACGACTATCCGGCGCGTGCCATGCGTGAAGAACGCGAAGGCACGACGGGTTTCCGCGTCACCTATGGGGCCGATGGTCGTATCACGTCGTGCGATGTCACGTCGTCGAGCGGTCATGCTGACCTTGATGCCGAAACCTGCAAGCTCATCCAGCGTCGTGGCCGGTTCAATCCGGGCAAGGACCGGGCGGGCAACCCGACGGGTGGCAGCTACAGCAATCGTATCCGTTGGCAGATTCCGCGCTGA
- a CDS encoding homoserine dehydrogenase encodes MSPVPAPTAPRPPLRVALAGIGVVGGGVVRLLETNRDLIARRAGRAIEIVAVSARDRHKDRGIDLAPYRWEDDMDALVAADDVDVVVEMIGGADGSALTLARHTLGAGKALVTANKAMIAHHGLDLARLAEDRDTPLKYEAAVAGGIPVIKAIREGASANEIARVYGILNGTCNYILTQMERNGASFADALAAAQAEGYAEADPSFDVDGIDAAHKLSILAALCFGTRLDIAAVAADGIRGLIAADIREAEALGHRVRLIGMAERNETGLYQHVQPCLVPADHPLAYVPGALNAVVAEGNFVGRLFFEGAGAGAGPTASAIVADIIDIARDEYGPAFAMPVASLDAAPVADAGARVGKHYVRLIVEDRIGVLAEIAAAMRDAGVSIESFIQRGTDEEDGVVIVLVTHEGPARAIHAALAMLAGSDHIVAAPMLMPILAL; translated from the coding sequence ATGTCGCCTGTTCCCGCCCCGACCGCGCCCCGCCCGCCGCTCCGCGTCGCGCTTGCCGGAATCGGCGTTGTTGGCGGCGGCGTCGTGCGGCTGCTGGAAACGAACCGCGACCTGATCGCCCGCCGCGCCGGGCGCGCGATCGAAATCGTCGCGGTGTCGGCGCGCGACCGGCACAAGGACCGCGGCATCGACCTGGCGCCCTATCGCTGGGAAGATGATATGGACGCGCTGGTCGCGGCGGACGATGTCGATGTTGTCGTCGAGATGATCGGCGGCGCCGACGGATCGGCGCTCACTCTGGCGCGCCACACGCTCGGCGCGGGCAAGGCGCTGGTCACCGCGAACAAGGCGATGATCGCGCATCATGGGCTGGATCTGGCGCGACTCGCCGAGGACCGCGACACCCCACTGAAATATGAGGCCGCGGTCGCGGGCGGCATCCCGGTGATCAAGGCGATCCGCGAGGGTGCGTCGGCGAACGAAATCGCGCGCGTCTATGGCATCCTCAACGGCACCTGCAATTATATCCTCACGCAAATGGAGCGTAACGGCGCGAGTTTCGCCGACGCCCTCGCCGCGGCGCAGGCCGAAGGCTATGCCGAAGCCGACCCGAGCTTCGACGTCGACGGGATCGACGCCGCGCACAAGCTGTCGATCCTGGCGGCGCTGTGTTTCGGCACCCGGCTCGACATCGCGGCGGTGGCCGCCGACGGCATCCGCGGCCTGATCGCCGCCGACATTCGCGAGGCCGAGGCACTGGGGCACCGTGTCCGCCTGATCGGCATGGCCGAGCGTAACGAAACCGGCCTGTATCAGCATGTCCAGCCGTGCCTGGTCCCCGCCGACCATCCGCTCGCCTATGTCCCCGGCGCCTTGAACGCCGTGGTCGCCGAGGGCAATTTTGTCGGGCGACTGTTCTTCGAGGGCGCGGGCGCGGGTGCGGGGCCGACGGCATCGGCGATCGTCGCCGACATCATCGACATTGCGCGCGACGAATATGGCCCTGCCTTTGCGATGCCGGTCGCCTCGCTCGACGCCGCACCGGTCGCCGACGCCGGGGCGCGGGTCGGCAAACATTATGTCCGCCTTATCGTCGAGGACCGCATCGGCGTACTTGCCGAAATCGCGGCAGCGATGCGCGATGCCGGGGTGTCGATCGAAAGTTTCATTCAACGCGGCACCGACGAGGAGGATGGCGTCGTCATCGTGCTGGTTACCCATGAAGGTCCGGCACGGGCAATCCACGCGGCGCTGGCGATGCTGGCCGGATCGGACCATATCGTCGCGGCGCCGATGCTGATGCCGATTCTGGCACTTTAA
- the glpX gene encoding class II fructose-bisphosphatase, whose product MTNSGSNLDRVLVLEMVRVTEAAAIAAAKLIGRGDEKAADAAAVEAMRTAFNTLYMDGTIVIGEGERDEAPMLYIGEKVGNAPGKGPKIDIAVDPLEGTTITAKAGPNALAVLAIAEEGCLLNAPDVYMDKLAVGPGYSPGIVNFDNSIRQNVEAVAREKGCTAAEVMVCVLDRPRHEAMIAELRALGCGVALIPDGDVAGVIATTNPDTNIDIYMGSGGAPEGVLAAAALRCVGGQFKGRLLFRNDDERRRAAKWGVEDLDRVYDLEDLAKGDVIFAATGVTDGSLLRGVKHRRDGVMTTETVVMRASSGTVRWVRGEHRAG is encoded by the coding sequence ATGACGAATAGCGGCAGCAACCTTGACCGGGTGCTCGTGCTCGAAATGGTGCGCGTCACCGAAGCCGCGGCGATCGCCGCTGCCAAGCTGATCGGTCGCGGCGACGAAAAGGCTGCCGATGCCGCCGCGGTCGAAGCGATGCGGACCGCGTTCAACACGCTGTATATGGACGGCACCATCGTTATCGGTGAAGGCGAACGCGACGAAGCGCCGATGCTGTATATCGGCGAAAAGGTCGGCAATGCGCCCGGCAAAGGCCCGAAAATCGACATCGCGGTCGATCCGCTGGAAGGCACGACGATCACCGCCAAGGCCGGTCCCAACGCGCTCGCGGTATTGGCGATCGCCGAAGAAGGCTGCCTGCTCAACGCCCCCGACGTCTATATGGACAAACTGGCGGTCGGCCCGGGCTATTCGCCGGGCATCGTCAATTTCGACAACAGCATCCGCCAGAATGTCGAAGCCGTTGCCAGGGAAAAGGGCTGCACCGCCGCCGAGGTGATGGTGTGCGTGCTCGACCGCCCGCGCCACGAGGCGATGATCGCCGAGCTGCGCGCGCTGGGCTGCGGCGTCGCGCTGATCCCCGATGGTGACGTCGCTGGGGTGATCGCGACGACCAATCCCGACACCAATATCGACATCTATATGGGCAGCGGCGGTGCCCCGGAAGGCGTGCTGGCAGCGGCGGCGCTGCGCTGCGTCGGCGGCCAGTTCAAGGGCCGGTTGCTGTTCCGCAACGACGACGAGCGTCGGCGCGCCGCCAAATGGGGGGTCGAGGATCTCGACCGCGTCTACGACCTGGAAGACCTCGCCAAGGGCGACGTCATTTTCGCCGCTACCGGGGTCACCGACGGGTCGCTGCTGCGCGGCGTCAAGCACCGCCGCGACGGCGTGATGACCACCGAGACGGTGGTGATGCGCGCGTCGTCAGGCACGGTGCGCTGGGTGCGCGGCGAACACCGCGCGGGATGA
- a CDS encoding putative quinol monooxygenase: MKIVIEAKVDLDPARRAAALEGARQWIAGAQAQPGCLGYFWTADPHDPARVHVFEEWENAAALASHLAGPQYRGMLAHISGFGLTHAVSRKFAVAREAPVYDDTGVATADFPAAN, translated from the coding sequence ATGAAGATCGTCATCGAGGCCAAGGTCGATCTTGATCCGGCGCGGCGGGCCGCGGCGCTGGAGGGCGCGCGCCAATGGATCGCAGGCGCGCAGGCGCAGCCCGGCTGCCTCGGTTATTTCTGGACCGCCGATCCGCACGATCCAGCGCGCGTGCATGTGTTCGAAGAATGGGAAAACGCCGCGGCGTTGGCCAGTCACCTCGCCGGGCCGCAATATCGCGGTATGCTGGCGCATATCTCGGGCTTCGGGCTAACCCATGCGGTCAGCCGCAAATTCGCGGTTGCGCGGGAAGCGCCGGTCTATGACGATACGGGCGTCGCGACCGCCGACTTCCCGGCGGCGAACTAG
- a CDS encoding nuclear transport factor 2 family protein, which yields MEGRMGFSGPLEDRIALRDLLDSYADAVCRHDAAAWAATWADDCQWELPGFGAFSGKAAVVDTWTAAMQGFPGLVFQAWPGAMRIDGDGATMRSYTAETYRRGGVIHRDLGEYDDQCARIDGRWYFVSRRFRALHRQEDAA from the coding sequence ATGGAGGGACGGATGGGCTTTTCGGGGCCGCTGGAAGATCGCATCGCATTGCGCGATCTGCTCGACAGCTATGCCGATGCGGTATGCCGCCATGACGCCGCCGCTTGGGCCGCGACATGGGCCGACGACTGCCAATGGGAGCTTCCCGGTTTCGGCGCGTTTTCGGGCAAGGCGGCGGTGGTCGACACCTGGACAGCGGCAATGCAGGGCTTTCCCGGTCTGGTTTTTCAGGCGTGGCCCGGCGCGATGAGGATCGACGGCGATGGCGCGACGATGCGGTCCTACACCGCCGAAACCTATCGACGGGGCGGGGTGATCCATCGCGATCTGGGCGAATATGACGACCAATGCGCCAGGATCGACGGACGCTGGTATTTCGTCAGCCGGCGCTTTCGCGCGCTGCATCGCCAGGAGGACGCGGCATGA